In Oryzihumus leptocrescens, the following are encoded in one genomic region:
- a CDS encoding SigE family RNA polymerase sigma factor — translation MKGSAGDSEREFDEFYRQGARSVVHVVYVATGDLTLAQDCTQEAFSRAWQRWDKVHAYDDPMAWVRTVARRLAISAWRKRTGQERAYVRHGAEAHTDGPTEDRVAVLAALRELPEPVREALALHYLADLSIDQIAHETNTPAGTIKARLHRGRALLAQALRAEEHHHG, via the coding sequence ATGAAGGGCAGCGCCGGCGACAGCGAGCGCGAGTTCGACGAGTTCTACCGGCAGGGGGCCCGTTCGGTCGTCCACGTGGTGTACGTCGCGACCGGAGACCTGACCCTGGCCCAGGACTGCACGCAGGAGGCGTTCAGCCGGGCCTGGCAGCGCTGGGACAAGGTGCACGCGTATGACGACCCGATGGCCTGGGTGCGCACGGTCGCCCGGCGTCTGGCGATCTCCGCGTGGCGCAAGCGGACCGGCCAGGAGCGGGCGTACGTCCGGCACGGGGCCGAGGCGCACACCGACGGGCCGACCGAGGACCGGGTCGCGGTGCTCGCCGCACTGCGCGAGCTGCCCGAACCGGTCCGGGAGGCCCTGGCGCTGCACTACCTGGCCGACCTGTCCATCGACCAGATCGCGCACGAGACCAACACCCCCGCAGGCACCATCAAGGCGCGCCTGCACCGCGGCCGGGCCCTGCTCGCTCAGGCCCTTCGTGCAGAGGAGCACCACCATGGCTGA
- a CDS encoding DUF6350 family protein, protein MSVLDRPRQTSPGPTTGGQGRWGLRLRAAGAGASAAVLGLLVVCLPSLLVWVASPQSSVPWTTAFGIGAHVWLLAHTVDLSAGTATISLVPLLLGLLPVSLAVVACRRVLALLDDARPARFQMWGALRKDVADAGLGFTGAYAVTGLLVSLTASSAHVRSNPVESLLATAVVAAGSVVLAVALEFRGDLHSVAPDLADRLRAVLPPFVRKALRPALWGAVAGLLLGGALVVAVAVVHAQRVGQLYSALAPGVVGGTVLSLVQLLALPNFALWGLSWMAGPGFAVANGSAVTWTHSDPGLLPLVPVLGALPDPGPMPAVLRLAVLGPVLVGALVAWRSIRQVTRLASWQAKAKVAAAACVIAALLLAAGTWVADGSLGSRELSTVGADPVLAGLCLLGEMLLGAALVVGASQWRAHGWQVRR, encoded by the coding sequence ATGAGTGTGCTCGACCGCCCCCGCCAGACCAGCCCCGGACCGACCACCGGAGGGCAGGGCCGTTGGGGCCTGCGGCTGCGTGCCGCCGGAGCCGGTGCCTCCGCCGCCGTGCTCGGCCTGCTCGTGGTCTGCCTGCCGAGCCTGCTGGTGTGGGTGGCCAGCCCGCAGAGCAGCGTGCCATGGACGACGGCCTTCGGGATCGGCGCGCACGTCTGGCTGCTGGCGCACACCGTGGACCTGTCCGCCGGCACGGCCACGATCTCGCTGGTGCCGCTGCTGCTGGGCCTGCTGCCGGTCTCGCTGGCCGTGGTCGCCTGCCGCCGGGTGCTGGCGCTGCTCGACGACGCCCGGCCCGCGCGCTTCCAGATGTGGGGTGCGCTGCGCAAGGACGTCGCTGACGCCGGGCTGGGCTTCACCGGCGCGTATGCCGTGACCGGCCTGCTCGTCTCGCTCACCGCGAGCAGCGCGCACGTGCGCTCCAACCCGGTCGAGAGCCTGCTGGCCACCGCGGTGGTCGCTGCGGGGTCGGTCGTCCTGGCCGTCGCCCTGGAGTTCCGCGGCGACCTGCACTCGGTGGCGCCGGACCTGGCCGACCGGCTGCGGGCGGTGCTGCCGCCGTTCGTGCGCAAGGCGTTGCGGCCGGCGCTGTGGGGAGCCGTGGCCGGGCTGCTGCTCGGCGGCGCGCTGGTCGTCGCGGTGGCCGTGGTCCACGCCCAACGCGTGGGGCAGCTCTACTCCGCCCTCGCGCCGGGGGTCGTCGGCGGCACCGTGCTCAGCCTCGTCCAGCTCCTGGCGCTGCCCAACTTCGCCCTGTGGGGGCTGTCGTGGATGGCCGGCCCGGGCTTCGCCGTGGCCAACGGGTCCGCGGTCACCTGGACCCACTCCGACCCCGGCCTGCTGCCGCTCGTCCCGGTGCTGGGGGCGCTGCCGGACCCCGGCCCGATGCCGGCGGTGCTGCGGCTCGCCGTGCTCGGGCCCGTCCTGGTCGGCGCGCTGGTGGCGTGGCGCAGCATCCGCCAGGTCACCCGGCTGGCGTCCTGGCAGGCCAAGGCCAAGGTCGCCGCGGCCGCGTGCGTGATCGCCGCGCTCCTGCTGGCGGCGGGCACCTGGGTGGCGGACGGCTCACTCGGGTCGCGTGAGCTCAGCACGGTGGGTGCCGACCCGGTGCTGGCCGGGCTGTGCCTGCTGGGCGAGATGCTGCTCGGTGCCGCCCTCGTCGTCGGCGCCTCCCAGTGGCGCGCCCACGGCTGGCAGGTCAGGCGCTGA
- the purN gene encoding phosphoribosylglycinamide formyltransferase — protein MTSLPDLGVVPEPRDIVVLVSGSGTNLQALMDAIAAEPLYGVRIAAVGADRDGIEGLARAQRAGIPTFVCRVEDYPSRAEWDAALAAEVAAHEPVLVVSAGFMKILGPAFLGSGFTTINTHPALLPAFPGAHGVRDALDYGVKVTGCTCHVVDSGVDTGPIIDQAVVGVEDDDTVESLHERIKASERSLLVETVGRMVRDGFTIHQRKVTLA, from the coding sequence GTGACGAGCCTGCCGGACCTCGGTGTCGTGCCCGAGCCCCGCGACATCGTCGTCCTCGTCTCCGGATCCGGCACCAACCTGCAGGCGCTGATGGACGCGATCGCCGCCGAGCCGCTCTACGGCGTGCGGATCGCCGCCGTGGGAGCCGACCGCGACGGCATCGAGGGCCTGGCCCGGGCGCAGCGTGCCGGCATCCCCACCTTCGTCTGCCGGGTCGAGGACTACCCCAGCCGCGCGGAGTGGGACGCCGCGCTGGCCGCCGAGGTCGCGGCACACGAGCCGGTGCTGGTGGTCTCGGCGGGCTTCATGAAGATCCTCGGACCGGCCTTCCTCGGGTCCGGCTTCACCACGATCAACACCCACCCCGCACTGCTGCCGGCCTTCCCCGGCGCGCACGGCGTGCGGGACGCGCTCGACTACGGCGTCAAGGTCACCGGGTGCACCTGCCACGTCGTGGACTCCGGCGTCGACACCGGCCCGATCATCGACCAGGCCGTGGTCGGGGTCGAGGACGACGACACCGTCGAGTCGCTGCACGAGCGCATCAAGGCCAGCGAGCGGTCCCTGCTCGTCGAGACCGTGGGCCGCATGGTCCGCGACGGGTTCACCATCCACCAACGAAAGGTCACCCTGGCGTGA
- the purH gene encoding bifunctional phosphoribosylaminoimidazolecarboxamide formyltransferase/IMP cyclohydrolase — MSTTGQRPITRALISVYDKSGLEDLARGLHDAGVSLVSTGSTAARIADAGVPVTRVEELTGFPECLDGRVKTLHPRVHAGILADMGNPDHVAQLAELGVEPFDLVVTNLYPFTDTVMSGASQEECIEQIDIGGPSMVRAAAKNHASVAIVTDPGLYGSVLVAARGGGFTLEQRRTLAAQAFVHTATYDVAVASWMGNVVTDTSDGTGFPAWMGATWDKQHVLRYGENPHQRAALYTNGFQPEPGLAQAEQLHGKEMSYNNYVDADAARRAAYDHDAPTVAIIKHANPCGIAVGSDLAEAHRRAHACDSVSAYGGVIAANGTVTAEMARQVADVFTEVVVAPDFEPEALEILTAKKNIRLLKAAAPSRGGVELRPISGGLLLQSRDAIDAEVEDGGDAASRWRLVAGEAADEATVADLEFAWRAIRAVRSNAILLADSGATVGVGMGQVNRVDSSRLAVSRAGEERARGAVAASDAFFPFADGLQVLLDAGVRAVVAPGGSKRDEEVIEAAQAAGVTMYFTGTRHFAH, encoded by the coding sequence GTGAGCACCACAGGTCAGCGTCCGATCACACGAGCCCTCATCTCCGTCTACGACAAGAGCGGGCTGGAGGATCTGGCGCGTGGCCTGCACGACGCCGGGGTCTCCCTCGTCTCCACCGGCTCCACCGCGGCACGCATCGCCGACGCCGGCGTGCCGGTGACCCGGGTGGAGGAGCTGACCGGCTTCCCCGAGTGCCTCGACGGGCGGGTCAAGACGCTGCACCCGCGCGTGCACGCCGGGATCCTCGCCGACATGGGCAACCCCGACCACGTCGCGCAGCTGGCCGAGCTGGGGGTCGAGCCGTTCGACCTGGTCGTCACCAACCTCTACCCATTCACCGACACGGTCATGTCCGGGGCCTCCCAGGAGGAGTGCATCGAGCAGATCGACATCGGCGGCCCGTCGATGGTGCGCGCGGCGGCCAAGAACCACGCCAGCGTGGCGATCGTGACCGACCCGGGGCTCTACGGCTCGGTGCTCGTGGCCGCCCGCGGCGGCGGCTTCACCCTCGAGCAGCGCAGGACGCTGGCCGCCCAGGCCTTCGTGCACACCGCGACCTACGACGTGGCCGTCGCGTCGTGGATGGGCAACGTCGTCACCGACACCTCCGACGGCACCGGCTTCCCGGCCTGGATGGGCGCCACGTGGGACAAGCAGCACGTGCTGCGCTACGGCGAGAACCCGCACCAGCGGGCGGCGTTGTACACCAACGGTTTCCAGCCCGAGCCGGGGCTGGCCCAGGCCGAGCAGCTGCACGGCAAGGAGATGTCCTACAACAACTACGTCGACGCCGACGCGGCCCGCCGCGCCGCCTACGACCACGACGCGCCCACCGTCGCGATCATCAAGCACGCCAACCCCTGCGGTATCGCGGTGGGTTCCGACCTCGCCGAGGCGCACCGCCGCGCCCACGCCTGCGACAGCGTCTCCGCCTACGGTGGCGTGATCGCGGCGAACGGCACCGTCACGGCCGAGATGGCCCGGCAGGTGGCCGACGTGTTCACCGAGGTCGTCGTGGCGCCGGACTTCGAGCCGGAGGCCCTGGAGATCCTGACCGCCAAGAAGAACATCCGGCTGCTCAAGGCCGCGGCGCCATCGCGCGGCGGGGTCGAGCTGCGCCCGATCTCCGGAGGCCTGCTGCTGCAGTCCCGCGACGCGATCGACGCCGAGGTCGAGGACGGTGGCGACGCCGCCTCGCGTTGGCGCCTGGTGGCCGGCGAGGCCGCCGACGAGGCGACCGTGGCAGACCTGGAGTTCGCGTGGCGGGCCATCCGCGCGGTGAGGTCCAACGCGATCCTGCTCGCCGACAGCGGGGCGACGGTCGGTGTGGGCATGGGCCAGGTCAACCGGGTCGACTCCTCCCGCCTGGCCGTGAGCCGGGCCGGGGAGGAGCGCGCTCGCGGGGCCGTCGCTGCCTCCGACGCGTTCTTCCCCTTCGCCGACGGCCTGCAGGTGCTGCTCGACGCCGGCGTCCGCGCGGTCGTCGCCCCCGGCGGCTCGAAGCGCGACGAGGAGGTCATCGAGGCGGCGCAGGCCGCCGGGGTGACGATGTACTTCACCGGCACCCGCCACTTCGCGCACTGA
- a CDS encoding bifunctional methylenetetrahydrofolate dehydrogenase/methenyltetrahydrofolate cyclohydrolase: protein MTAIVMDGKATLATIKGELKTRIAALREQGVVPGLGTVQVGEDPGNQWYVNAKHKDCAEIGIASLRHDLPSGTPQAEVEAVIDELNADPACTGFLIQQPTGLDEFALLSRVDPVKDVDGLHPMNLGWLVLGKPAPLPCTPSGVIELLRRYDVPIAGAEVCVIGRGLTVGRPLGLMLTRRSENATVTLCHTGTRDLAAHVRRADIVVAAAGVPSIVTADMVKPGAAVLDVGVSRVPGPDGRPKVAGDVDPGVAEVAGWLTPNPGGVGPMTRACLLTNVVEAAERQAAAG from the coding sequence ATGACCGCGATCGTCATGGACGGCAAGGCCACCCTGGCCACGATCAAGGGCGAGCTGAAGACCCGCATCGCCGCGCTGCGCGAGCAGGGCGTCGTGCCCGGGCTCGGCACCGTGCAGGTCGGTGAGGACCCGGGCAACCAGTGGTACGTCAACGCCAAGCACAAGGACTGCGCGGAGATCGGCATCGCGAGCCTCCGCCACGACCTGCCCTCGGGGACCCCTCAGGCCGAGGTCGAGGCGGTCATCGACGAGCTCAACGCCGACCCGGCGTGCACCGGCTTCCTCATCCAGCAGCCGACCGGTCTGGACGAGTTCGCCCTGCTCTCGCGGGTCGACCCGGTCAAGGACGTCGACGGCCTGCACCCGATGAACCTCGGCTGGCTGGTGCTCGGCAAGCCGGCGCCGCTGCCGTGCACCCCGAGCGGGGTGATCGAGCTGCTGCGCCGCTACGACGTGCCGATCGCCGGCGCCGAGGTGTGCGTCATCGGCCGCGGGCTCACCGTGGGTCGGCCGCTCGGCCTCATGCTGACCCGCCGCAGCGAGAACGCCACGGTGACCCTGTGCCACACCGGCACGCGTGACCTCGCGGCGCACGTGCGCCGGGCCGACATCGTCGTCGCCGCGGCCGGCGTCCCGTCCATCGTCACCGCCGACATGGTCAAGCCCGGCGCCGCCGTGCTCGACGTCGGCGTCAGCCGGGTCCCCGGCCCCGACGGCAGGCCGAAGGTGGCCGGTGACGTCGACCCCGGCGTGGCCGAGGTCGCCGGCTGGCTCACCCCCAACCCCGGCGGGGTCGGCCCGATGACCCGCGCGTGCCTGCTGACGAACGTCGTGGAGGCCGCGGAGCGGCAGGCCGCCGCCGGATGA